Proteins from a single region of Rhodovibrio salinarum DSM 9154:
- the hutG gene encoding N-formylglutamate deformylase: MVYKAVEGTGPLVVSMPHAGALTPEEVAERMTDAGRAAADTDWHVNRLYEFLDELEVPHIRSIYSRYVCDLNRPPDGSPLYDGQGASELVPTRTFDGAAIYQDDCEPGEDEIRSRWRDYWQPYHLALANLMLQAKDRYGVVVLLEAHTTRSQIPGLFDGTLPDFNLGTRDGASCAPDLRDRVVAAVQQAEGYSHAVDHPFKGGFITRSYGRPDEGTHALQLELAQRTYMQESPPWTYSNKGGGLVRPHLRRIVETMRDWAEAQAQG, from the coding sequence ATGGTCTACAAGGCCGTCGAAGGAACCGGCCCGCTCGTCGTCTCGATGCCGCACGCCGGCGCGCTGACGCCCGAGGAGGTGGCCGAGCGCATGACCGATGCCGGCCGTGCGGCGGCCGACACGGACTGGCACGTTAACCGCCTGTACGAGTTCCTGGACGAGCTCGAAGTCCCGCATATCCGCTCGATCTACTCGCGCTACGTCTGTGATCTGAACCGGCCGCCGGACGGATCACCGTTGTACGACGGCCAGGGTGCGAGCGAGCTGGTGCCGACCCGTACGTTCGACGGCGCGGCGATCTATCAGGACGACTGCGAACCGGGAGAGGACGAGATCCGCTCGCGCTGGCGCGACTACTGGCAGCCGTACCACCTGGCGCTCGCCAACCTGATGCTGCAGGCCAAGGATCGTTATGGCGTCGTGGTGCTTCTGGAGGCGCATACCACCCGCAGCCAGATTCCGGGCCTGTTCGACGGCACGCTGCCGGACTTCAACCTCGGCACACGCGATGGAGCCAGCTGCGCGCCCGACCTGCGGGACCGCGTGGTCGCGGCGGTGCAGCAGGCCGAAGGCTACAGCCACGCGGTCGACCATCCCTTCAAAGGCGGCTTCATCACCCGCAGCTATGGCCGACCCGACGAAGGGACGCACGCCCTGCAGTTGGAGCTTGCACAGCGCACCTACATGCAGGAAAGCCCGCCCTGGACCTACAGCAACAAGGGCGGCGGTCTGGTCCGTCCGCACCTGCGCCGGATCGTCGAGACGATGCGTGACTGGGCGGAGGCTCAAGCGCAGGGGTAG
- the hutI gene encoding imidazolonepropionase, with product MWDTLWLDARLATMAPGTDRPYGAIEGGALAIEDGRIAWLGKRDELQGAPEKLAKQVHWVEGRWITPGLIDCHTHLAHGGNRASEFERRLLGDSDARIQADGGGISATVDATRAARDNELYEASSARLAPLLAEGVTTLEIKSGYGLCAESEMKQLRVARQLGRDYPLDVVTSFLGAHTVPPEFEDDCAAYIRAVTEQMLPAIVEAGLADAVDVFCGRGGFDAELCEWVLAAARGHGLPVKLHADQLSDSGGAELAARYGALSADHLEYANADGVAALARSGTVATLLPGAFYCLRGTRKPPIAAFREAGVPMAIATDSNPGSAPVTSILLMLSMGCTLFDLTPEEALAGVTREAARALGLLESRGTLEIGKRADLCVWEIDRPAELAYRVGFNPIAYVVKQGRARG from the coding sequence ATGTGGGATACCCTTTGGCTGGACGCGCGCCTGGCGACCATGGCGCCTGGCACCGACCGGCCGTACGGCGCGATCGAAGGCGGCGCGCTCGCCATCGAGGACGGCCGGATCGCTTGGCTCGGCAAGCGTGACGAGCTGCAGGGCGCTCCCGAGAAGCTCGCAAAGCAGGTGCATTGGGTCGAGGGGCGGTGGATCACGCCCGGACTGATCGACTGCCATACCCATCTGGCCCACGGCGGCAACCGGGCCAGCGAGTTCGAGCGTCGACTGCTCGGCGACAGCGACGCGCGCATTCAGGCGGACGGTGGCGGCATTTCCGCAACCGTCGATGCCACCCGCGCGGCGCGCGATAACGAGCTGTATGAGGCCAGCAGCGCACGCCTGGCACCGCTGCTGGCGGAGGGAGTCACGACACTGGAAATCAAATCCGGCTACGGCCTGTGCGCGGAGTCGGAGATGAAACAGCTACGCGTCGCCCGCCAACTGGGCCGTGACTATCCGTTGGATGTGGTCACCAGCTTTCTGGGGGCTCATACCGTGCCGCCGGAGTTTGAAGACGACTGCGCCGCCTATATCAGGGCCGTCACGGAGCAGATGCTGCCTGCGATCGTCGAGGCGGGACTGGCCGATGCGGTCGACGTGTTTTGCGGGCGCGGCGGCTTCGATGCCGAGCTGTGCGAATGGGTGCTGGCCGCTGCGCGCGGCCACGGGCTGCCGGTCAAGCTGCACGCCGACCAGCTCTCCGACAGCGGTGGCGCGGAACTGGCCGCGCGCTACGGCGCCCTGTCGGCCGACCATCTGGAATACGCCAACGCCGATGGCGTGGCCGCGCTGGCACGCTCCGGAACGGTCGCCACCCTGCTGCCGGGCGCCTTCTACTGCCTGCGCGGCACACGCAAGCCGCCGATCGCGGCGTTCCGGGAGGCCGGTGTACCAATGGCGATCGCAACCGATAGCAACCCCGGCAGCGCGCCGGTCACCTCGATCCTGCTGATGCTGTCGATGGGCTGCACGCTGTTCGACCTGACGCCGGAAGAAGCGCTGGCCGGTGTGACCCGCGAAGCGGCCCGCGCGCTGGGTTTGTTGGAGAGCCGGGGCACGCTCGAGATCGGCAAGCGGGCCGATCTGTGCGTCTGGGAAATCGACCGCCCGGCCGAACTCGCCTACCGTGTCGGCTTCAACCCGATCGCCTATGTCGTGAAGCAGGGCCGCGCACGGGGATAA
- a CDS encoding formimidoylglutamate deiminase, whose amino-acid sequence MPAYFADRVWLPQGWATNVRLSVDSDPGLLTAVQPNTVSDDAIRLSGPVIPGVPNAHSHAFQRALAGLGERAGRFANWRTAMYRLANALTPEQLEAISAQAYVELLKGGYTSVAEFHYLHHGPHGQPYRDLPELSWRVLSAARHAGIAMTLLPVLYGHSDFGGEAPEPGQQRFVNEPERLLHLIQRIQEGTRDQPDVQLGLAPHSLRAVTPETLHSAVHGFRQLAPTAPIHMHVAEQPGEVDACQDRFRQRPVAWLLDQTDLVDDGWTFVHCTQALDGELEQLARRGVTVALCPTTEANLGDGVCAADHFAAWQGRLAIGSDSQVCRDAFAELRALDHSQRLRHGRRPGITPRQGQEGPGADLLTRAGLGGRNALGQKVGQLVPGARADLLVLDPEVAALAGVPDERLLDALLFQQPTGAVRDVMVGGRWVVQARQHHAEERILSDYRTVMAELMPQLG is encoded by the coding sequence ATGCCTGCGTATTTTGCCGACCGCGTGTGGTTGCCGCAGGGCTGGGCAACCAACGTAAGGCTTAGCGTCGATTCTGACCCAGGACTGCTGACGGCCGTGCAGCCCAACACGGTGTCTGACGATGCGATTCGTCTGTCCGGTCCGGTGATCCCGGGCGTGCCCAACGCCCACAGCCATGCCTTCCAACGTGCGCTCGCCGGTCTGGGCGAACGGGCGGGCAGGTTCGCCAACTGGCGCACGGCGATGTACCGGCTGGCCAACGCGTTGACCCCCGAACAGTTGGAGGCGATCAGCGCGCAGGCTTATGTCGAGTTGCTCAAGGGCGGCTACACCAGCGTGGCCGAGTTCCACTACCTGCACCACGGTCCGCACGGCCAGCCCTACCGCGATCTGCCGGAGTTGTCCTGGCGCGTGCTGTCCGCCGCCCGGCATGCCGGGATCGCGATGACGTTGTTGCCGGTGCTCTACGGCCACAGTGATTTCGGCGGGGAGGCCCCGGAGCCGGGACAGCAACGCTTCGTCAATGAGCCGGAGCGTCTTCTGCACCTGATCCAGCGGATCCAGGAAGGTACCCGAGATCAACCTGATGTGCAGCTCGGTTTGGCGCCGCATTCGCTGCGCGCGGTGACGCCGGAAACGCTGCACAGCGCTGTCCACGGCTTCCGCCAGTTGGCTCCCACCGCGCCGATCCACATGCATGTCGCCGAGCAACCGGGGGAGGTGGATGCCTGTCAGGACCGGTTCCGCCAGCGCCCGGTGGCTTGGCTGCTCGATCAGACTGACCTGGTCGATGACGGTTGGACCTTCGTTCACTGCACCCAGGCGCTCGACGGGGAGCTGGAGCAGCTGGCTCGGCGCGGTGTGACGGTCGCGCTCTGTCCAACGACGGAGGCGAACCTGGGCGATGGCGTGTGCGCGGCGGATCACTTTGCCGCCTGGCAGGGGAGATTGGCGATCGGCAGCGACAGTCAGGTTTGCCGCGACGCTTTCGCCGAGTTACGCGCGCTCGACCACAGCCAGCGCCTGCGCCACGGCCGTCGTCCAGGGATTACGCCGCGGCAGGGCCAGGAGGGGCCAGGGGCGGACCTGCTGACGCGGGCGGGGCTGGGCGGTCGAAACGCCCTGGGGCAGAAGGTCGGTCAGCTGGTCCCGGGGGCGCGCGCCGATCTGCTGGTGCTTGATCCAGAGGTTGCGGCACTGGCTGGCGTGCCGGACGAGCGTCTGCTCGACGCCCTGCTGTTCCAGCAACCGACCGGGGCGGTGCGTGACGTCATGGTGGGCGGCAGGTGGGTCGTGCAGGCGCGCCAGCACCACGCGGAAGAGCGCATCCTGAGCGACTACCGCACGGTCATGGCGGAACTGATGCCGCAGTTGGGCTAG
- a CDS encoding Coenzyme F420 hydrogenase/dehydrogenase, beta subunit C-terminal domain: MTGSDATEGKTALWTPDIGEAAPRDLCTDCGISRTDTPSRCGRACQFIAPDYPTMEEQVHGRARDLSRGDEKFFGPFQRMLRASLKAKRDGAQWTGIATRLGERLLETDAVDAVLAMSHQDDDIWAPKSVIVTEPEGMAQCRGMKMGYAPLLALLEPALKAGHKRVAVIGIPCQVYALRALERELGFERIYVIGTPCSDNTTTEKFHEFLSHLTDTPGEVTYFEFRADYYCEMRFADGSKREFPFLLLPISKLPNDFWPTTCRTCVDYTNVLADITVGYMAGEGEQWLLVRNDRGQELVDLLGDELKTGTPGDKGKRGKHVEGFKLNTEKAAGGMPVRGMPDWLRPIVGRIMPLVGPRGIEFARARLEMKAVETIIHLRLNERPRIKHMVPNHVWELAKPYGLEPTEHEKPRDKRRDTG, translated from the coding sequence ATGACGGGCAGCGACGCGACCGAGGGCAAGACCGCCTTGTGGACGCCGGACATCGGCGAGGCCGCGCCGCGCGACCTGTGCACCGATTGCGGCATCTCGCGCACCGACACGCCGAGTCGGTGCGGTCGTGCCTGCCAGTTCATCGCGCCCGACTACCCAACGATGGAAGAACAGGTGCACGGCCGCGCCCGGGACCTGAGCCGCGGTGACGAGAAGTTCTTCGGTCCGTTTCAGCGTATGCTCCGCGCGTCCTTGAAAGCCAAGCGCGACGGCGCGCAGTGGACCGGTATCGCCACCCGTCTGGGCGAACGGCTGCTGGAGACCGACGCGGTCGATGCCGTGCTGGCGATGAGCCACCAGGACGACGACATCTGGGCCCCCAAGTCGGTGATCGTGACCGAGCCCGAGGGCATGGCGCAATGCCGGGGCATGAAGATGGGCTACGCGCCGCTGCTGGCGCTCCTGGAACCCGCGCTCAAGGCCGGCCACAAGCGCGTCGCGGTGATCGGTATTCCCTGCCAGGTCTATGCCCTGCGTGCGCTGGAACGCGAACTCGGCTTCGAGCGGATCTATGTCATCGGCACCCCGTGCTCGGACAACACGACGACCGAGAAGTTCCACGAGTTTCTGTCGCATCTGACCGATACGCCGGGCGAGGTCACCTATTTTGAGTTCCGCGCCGACTATTACTGCGAGATGCGCTTCGCCGATGGCAGCAAGCGGGAATTCCCCTTCCTGCTGCTGCCGATCTCCAAGCTGCCGAACGACTTCTGGCCAACCACCTGCCGAACCTGCGTCGATTACACCAACGTCCTCGCCGACATCACCGTCGGGTACATGGCGGGCGAGGGGGAGCAATGGCTGCTGGTGCGCAACGACCGCGGGCAGGAGCTGGTCGACCTGTTGGGCGACGAACTGAAAACCGGCACCCCCGGCGACAAGGGCAAGCGCGGCAAGCACGTCGAGGGGTTCAAGCTGAACACCGAGAAGGCCGCCGGCGGTATGCCGGTGCGCGGTATGCCAGACTGGCTGCGCCCGATCGTCGGCCGGATTATGCCGCTGGTCGGCCCCCGCGGAATCGAGTTTGCCCGCGCGCGCCTGGAAATGAAGGCGGTCGAGACGATCATCCACCTGCGTCTGAACGAACGCCCGCGGATCAAGCACATGGTCCCCAACCACGTCTGGGAACTGGCCAAGCCCTACGGCCTGGAACCAACGGAGCATGAGAAGCCGCGGGATAAGCGACGGGATACGGGCTGA
- a CDS encoding OpgC family protein: MTPSDSQVKSSRRDPRIDVLRGVAMFIIFVAHIPGNPWTGYIPARFGPSDATEWFVFCSGFASAIAFGGVFLRVGWVLGIARVLHRIWQIYWAQIGMFLATAGVCVLGTWALDTRNYVQDLNLIPFFENPKEGLLGLLTLTYVPNLFDILPMYMVALLLIPVMVALYRLNPLIGLAAPVVLWAANRAIGFDLPAEWWSERSWFFNPFAWQLIFFTGFAIARGWITIPPPHRAWVWLSAAYLIVMVPICYGPIFNNVPFFDAIGLAILPTFDKTDFGLARYLHFLAMAYVMRAALYGREDILYARWIAPIRKVGQQALAVFMTSIVLSRVGMMAFDIWGRDGLTALIVNAVGGAVLIGVAYGVGWIKSEPWRRQPQPASTVAVSDASNPAPDVQGRRRVSPAE, from the coding sequence GTGACGCCTTCCGATAGCCAGGTGAAGAGCAGCCGGCGCGATCCGCGCATCGACGTGCTGCGCGGGGTAGCGATGTTCATCATCTTCGTCGCTCACATCCCCGGAAACCCCTGGACCGGGTATATTCCGGCGCGCTTCGGTCCGTCCGATGCGACCGAGTGGTTCGTATTCTGCTCCGGCTTTGCTTCGGCGATCGCGTTCGGCGGGGTGTTCCTGCGCGTTGGCTGGGTTTTGGGGATCGCACGGGTGCTGCACCGGATCTGGCAGATCTACTGGGCGCAGATCGGCATGTTCCTGGCCACTGCAGGGGTCTGTGTACTCGGCACCTGGGCACTCGACACCCGGAACTATGTGCAGGACCTCAACCTCATACCCTTCTTCGAAAATCCCAAGGAAGGGCTGCTCGGGCTGCTAACCCTGACCTATGTGCCGAACCTGTTCGACATCCTGCCGATGTATATGGTGGCGTTGCTGCTGATCCCGGTGATGGTGGCCTTGTATCGCCTGAATCCGCTGATCGGGCTGGCCGCGCCGGTCGTGCTCTGGGCGGCCAACCGGGCGATCGGCTTCGACCTGCCAGCGGAATGGTGGTCGGAGCGGTCCTGGTTCTTTAACCCGTTCGCTTGGCAGTTGATCTTCTTCACCGGCTTCGCGATTGCGCGGGGCTGGATCACCATTCCGCCGCCGCACCGGGCGTGGGTATGGCTGTCGGCGGCCTACCTGATCGTCATGGTGCCGATCTGCTACGGCCCGATCTTCAACAACGTGCCGTTCTTCGACGCGATCGGGCTGGCGATCCTGCCGACTTTTGACAAGACCGATTTCGGTCTCGCCCGTTACCTGCACTTCCTGGCCATGGCCTACGTCATGCGGGCCGCCCTCTACGGCCGGGAGGACATCCTTTACGCCCGCTGGATCGCGCCGATCCGCAAGGTCGGGCAACAGGCGCTGGCGGTCTTCATGACCTCAATCGTGCTCTCGCGCGTCGGCATGATGGCGTTCGATATCTGGGGACGCGACGGGCTGACGGCGTTGATCGTCAATGCCGTGGGGGGCGCGGTGCTGATTGGCGTTGCCTACGGGGTTGGCTGGATCAAGAGCGAACCGTGGCGCCGCCAGCCGCAGCCGGCGTCGACTGTTGCCGTATCGGATGCATCTAACCCGGCCCCCGACGTGCAGGGGAGGCGGCGCGTCTCGCCGGCTGAATAG
- the ectB gene encoding diaminobutyrate--2-oxoglutarate transaminase → MDIIEKYESAVRSYSRGFPVVFEKAKNYTLTDTDGNTYIDFFAGAGALNYGHNDDAMKAKVLEYIQGDNITHSLDMATVARQNFLKAFNEIILQPRNMEYKIMFPGPTGTNTVESALKLARKVTGRRTVVSFTNAFHGMTLGALGVTGNQFKRKGAGKSLGDVVFVPYDGLMGLKSDKGELDTLDYFEAMLNNGASGMGHPAAVIVEPVQGEGGINAASMAWLKRLDQICKAHDIRLIVDDVQAGCGRTGTFFSFEAAGIDPDFICLSKSIGGYGMPMAITLIKPEYDKFAPGEHNGTFRGNNPAFVAATAALETYWRDDTFAKGVREKGEFITKRLKEMAAKHPNVPSEVRGRGFMQGIALHVDGLADAVTEEAFKRGLIMETSGPADEVAKLLPPLTLDQQGLEKGLDIMEQALDAAVQAHADKIGKVA, encoded by the coding sequence ATGGATATCATCGAGAAATATGAATCCGCCGTGCGCAGCTACAGCCGCGGCTTTCCCGTCGTCTTCGAGAAGGCGAAGAACTATACCCTGACCGATACCGACGGAAACACCTACATCGACTTCTTCGCCGGCGCCGGCGCCCTGAACTACGGGCACAACGACGACGCCATGAAAGCAAAGGTGCTGGAGTATATCCAGGGCGACAACATCACCCACTCGCTCGACATGGCGACGGTGGCTCGCCAGAACTTCCTGAAGGCGTTCAACGAGATCATCCTTCAGCCGCGGAACATGGAATACAAGATCATGTTCCCCGGGCCGACCGGCACCAACACGGTGGAAAGCGCGCTTAAGCTGGCGCGCAAGGTAACCGGCCGGCGCACCGTGGTGTCGTTCACCAACGCCTTCCACGGCATGACGCTGGGCGCGCTCGGTGTCACCGGTAACCAATTCAAGCGCAAGGGCGCCGGCAAGTCCCTGGGCGACGTGGTGTTCGTGCCCTATGACGGCCTGATGGGCCTCAAGAGCGACAAGGGCGAACTCGACACGCTCGACTACTTCGAGGCGATGCTGAACAACGGCGCTAGCGGCATGGGCCATCCGGCCGCCGTGATCGTCGAGCCGGTACAGGGCGAGGGCGGCATCAACGCCGCCAGCATGGCCTGGCTCAAGCGCCTGGACCAAATCTGCAAGGCCCACGACATCCGGCTGATCGTCGACGACGTGCAGGCCGGCTGCGGGCGCACTGGCACCTTCTTCTCGTTCGAGGCCGCCGGCATCGATCCGGACTTCATCTGCCTGTCCAAGTCGATCGGCGGTTACGGCATGCCGATGGCGATCACGCTGATCAAGCCGGAGTACGACAAGTTCGCCCCGGGCGAGCACAACGGGACTTTCCGCGGCAACAACCCGGCGTTCGTCGCCGCAACGGCCGCGCTGGAGACCTACTGGCGCGACGATACCTTCGCCAAGGGCGTGCGCGAGAAGGGTGAGTTCATCACCAAGCGCCTGAAGGAGATGGCCGCCAAGCATCCCAACGTGCCGAGCGAGGTGCGCGGGCGCGGCTTCATGCAGGGCATCGCGCTGCATGTCGACGGCCTGGCCGACGCGGTCACCGAGGAAGCGTTCAAGCGCGGCCTGATCATGGAGACCAGCGGCCCGGCGGACGAGGTGGCCAAGCTGCTGCCGCCACTGACGCTGGATCAGCAGGGCCTGGAGAAGGGCCTGGACATCATGGAGCAGGCGCTCGACGCCGCCGTCCAGGCACATGCCGACAAGATCGGCAAGGTCGCCTAG